The segment tAACaggaggaaaagaaaagaagtaaaAGCGCGAGTCTGTGGCACGTTTTAGCTTTGAACTGAGAAGAAggtaaaattgtaaatataatacAGTTTAAAAAAAGAATGTAACATAAGCCACCTTTATCTTTTTGtgatcttttattattttttctattattacGGTCAAACTAGGCGATTTTGACTCTTTCGTCGGACCCAAGTCACccaattaacaatattttatttattgccATCCAACCAACAGCATAATTGAAAATATGccaaattaaatatgtattactataattttctttttcaaatgtGAATATTCTTGATTATTCTTGTGTTATGCCAATACTATTGATATAAGGGCATTTCCAACCTTATtctatttagtaaaaaaaatagaatgaaatgGAGTATGGAATAAGAAATGATCTAATCCAATTTCATATTTCAttctataaatagagtaatgtattttttgtttgttcattaaTTTCATTATGAAATGAGATATGTAATTGGATTTGaattttactctattttcttttttattcagAGGAAAAAAATGAGAGATTTACATTGGAAtttgattttacttttttagAAGAAGCAAAAGCTATACTATACAAAGTCGTTAGTATGGGAAACCTCCTCATTAGACTACATAACAAAAAGTACTATTAAAAGCAAAGTCAATGGTGTAGAAAACGAGTAAGCAAGAGGACGAGACTTTGTCAAAATGTGTGTTTAGATTTATTGAGATCCATCACGATGATGAACCTTACTTAATCCTTACATATTCACACGAGTGTTTCTGTTAGTCCTACTCtttgtgccaaaaaaaaaaaaatcctactCTCTTAGCAAGTTAAtgatttctttaattttttacttACATTAACACAAAAGgtcaattataattaaaaatgttagGCAATAAACTTCAGAGATTTATCTTCTCTGTCTTCTAGAAAACCTTCCATCATTATTTCATTGCTTAAGACTTTTGCATGTTGCCCATCAAAGCTCTTTCTGACCCAGATATATACAAAGGCTTTCTAAACCCATTGATGCATTATGGTGGAAGACAGGATGAGCAAGAAACACATATGAGAGATCCTTGGAAAAAAAATCATGCGGTTCACATTTCACACGaagctttttttcttttattgatcTAGTAGTTGACTGAAGTATTGCACTATTACAGTTCAactttcataaaaaataatatgataggTATGAAAAGTATAAAAGAATAAGCATCCTATTCTAGTTACAATTTATACATGTGGATTCAAAACCAGGCATCTCAGAGTTTGATAAAATTCCCCCAACTTGTACATTTAAGCTAATAAACTTTTGTGGAAAACATACAATAGCTATTACACTCTATTTATACACATTGATTCCCAGTATAATATGGGACGTTTGtagcatataaatatatatatcacgCACATGAAATATTTGGAGATGGAATGAAACGTCGCTTAGCTAGGAGATAGAGAAGCAGGAACGTTTAGCCGGAGGTCGTCCGACGGCCCTCATGAGATTAGAGACTTCAAGAACCCTAGCAACCTCCGTACCTCTTTTTGCTTCCGCCGTCGCTCTCCTCTCCTCCGCCTTCCTCTGAGCTTTAGCCACTTTGTTCTGAGTCTTCTCCATCGCCTTTGCTCTCCTTTCTTCCAACTTCCTCTGCATCCAGATATCATCAACATtacaacatacatataggatATAGCCATTAAATTCTTTAAAACACTTCTCTAATATGTAAATGACAAACGtgttcatataaaaataatataacttcAAAACTCTAAttcttttgaaatatattttaacacacACAATAATTGATTACAGGACTATAATCTgtataattcataaaaatatgtttgaaataaatataaattgtgttatattaattttttagaaCATAATTCGTTAACTAGTGGGATCTAGGAGTATAAAGTTCCTAACCTCGATTTTCTTCATCCAAGAGTTAGCTTTGTGGACCTGCTCATTTAACCAACCGTTAATAAAGGCCTCTTGTCTCTTAAACCTATTATTAATCTTAGCCAACTTCGCCGTCTGCCACGCAGTTATCTTTGCTTCCACCTCATCCCTCTTCACCCTTTGCACTGAGGCAGCCGTCACCATCCGGTTCTGACCACTTGATGAAGTCGTCGTCACAATATTCTCCGAACCGGCCCGGTTATCGTAACCATCCGGAACGATCGCCCACGGGTTCGTATCTTCCTCAGGCACCTGATGATG is part of the Raphanus sativus cultivar WK10039 chromosome 5, ASM80110v3, whole genome shotgun sequence genome and harbors:
- the LOC108805348 gene encoding remorin 4.1, translated to MLTLYSQESSSTEITTTTSTNDASDRRDETPPPSETVVRDIHAMTTTELPRPQQRGGHLSPTRSVNFSDGASSIGENFTTVSREFNALVIAGSSMDANNNNNNSNGSNQVVSHRDVINELTRISEDEDGGGGGGGDHHHQVPEEDTNPWAIVPDGYDNRAGSENIVTTTSSSGQNRMVTAASVQRVKRDEVEAKITAWQTAKLAKINNRFKRQEAFINGWLNEQVHKANSWMKKIERKLEERRAKAMEKTQNKVAKAQRKAEERRATAEAKRGTEVARVLEVSNLMRAVGRPPAKRSCFSIS